The following are encoded in a window of Candidatus Methylomirabilis limnetica genomic DNA:
- a CDS encoding low molecular weight phosphatase family protein — translation MTEVRKPSVLFVCKGNTCRSVMAEALTRRRFGDAVQVASAGLRPQPPEDAKNAVETLRVEFNWDTSSHLPRHFRDIDVNSFDYVVAMDKYIAKELKGIPKERLLVWNIDDPWDNDMAEYKRCGLIILRYLSRLPITHSGQQEANA, via the coding sequence ATGACTGAAGTGCGAAAGCCCTCCGTTCTCTTCGTCTGCAAAGGCAATACATGTCGCAGTGTCATGGCCGAGGCACTGACGAGGCGGCGCTTCGGTGACGCGGTCCAAGTAGCGTCTGCCGGTCTCCGTCCCCAACCTCCTGAAGACGCGAAAAATGCAGTCGAGACCTTGCGTGTTGAGTTTAACTGGGATACCTCTTCCCATCTCCCGCGCCACTTCCGAGACATTGACGTGAACTCGTTCGACTATGTTGTGGCCATGGACAAGTATATTGCGAAAGAACTCAAGGGTATTCCTAAAGAGAGGCTTCTCGTATGGAATATCGACGATCCGTGGGACAACGATATGGCCGAGTACAAGCGATGTGGACTCATCATATTGCGGTACCTCTCACGCCTCCCAATCACACACTCTGGGCAACAAGAGGCCAACGCCTAA
- a CDS encoding AbrB/MazE/SpoVT family DNA-binding domain-containing protein, protein MAGVATTKMSSRGQVVIPEGIRKRLGFTTGSQFVVIGEEDTVILKAISAPTLADFDELVSEARRQARQAGMKRSDVVAAIREARGAK, encoded by the coding sequence ATGGCTGGTGTCGCAACAACGAAGATGTCATCCAGGGGTCAAGTCGTAATTCCCGAAGGCATCCGGAAAAGACTCGGATTTACAACCGGTTCGCAATTCGTCGTTATCGGGGAGGAGGACACCGTAATCTTAAAGGCGATATCTGCTCCTACGCTGGCAGATTTCGACGAGCTCGTGTCAGAAGCTCGAAGACAGGCCCGTCAAGCCGGAATGAAGAGATCCGATGTCGTTGCGGCCATCAGAGAAGCCCGAGGGGCAAAGTGA
- a CDS encoding FmdB family zinc ribbon protein — MMPIYEYACHSCRKRVSLLIRNIHNPLIPVCPRCESREMTRLLSRFAVVKSEESRFERMADPSNFGDLDENDPKSVARWAKRMGKEMGEDVGEDFDQMMEEATEEGAAAEGGAEAEE; from the coding sequence ATGATGCCGATCTATGAATACGCGTGTCACAGTTGCAGGAAGCGAGTGAGCCTGCTGATCCGGAATATCCATAACCCCCTCATACCTGTCTGCCCCCGCTGTGAGAGTCGGGAGATGACGCGTCTGCTCTCCCGGTTTGCGGTGGTTAAGTCTGAAGAGAGCCGCTTCGAGCGAATGGCTGACCCCAGTAATTTCGGTGATCTTGATGAGAATGATCCGAAGAGTGTCGCTCGCTGGGCCAAGCGGATGGGGAAAGAGATGGGCGAAGACGTTGGCGAGGACTTCGACCAGATGATGGAGGAGGCGACGGAGGAAGGGGCAGCAGCCGAGGGGGGAGCGGAAGCCGAGGAGTAA
- a CDS encoding type II toxin-antitoxin system HicB family antitoxin, whose product MKDYHINIFFYSDEDGGYIADIPDLKFCSAFGETPSEALTEVLKAKAAWLKAARAAKKPIPKPSVRPAIYQVA is encoded by the coding sequence ATGAAGGATTATCACATCAACATCTTCTTCTACAGCGATGAAGACGGCGGCTACATTGCTGACATCCCCGACTTGAAGTTCTGCTCCGCGTTCGGCGAAACCCCCAGCGAGGCCCTGACGGAAGTCCTGAAGGCGAAAGCGGCTTGGCTCAAGGCAGCACGAGCCGCAAAAAAGCCCATCCCCAAGCCGTCCGTTCGACCGGCGATTTATCAGGTGGCATAA
- a CDS encoding putative toxin-antitoxin system toxin component, PIN family, whose product MFFSGPPFQILKAWRDRRIQIALSEEILQEYQRVGETLAARHPGVHLGSILDLLSVEADLFSSPDLPNPACEDRTDDKFFACALAARARIVVSGDKHLLKVNHYRGIEVIRPQEFVHRYLKAQS is encoded by the coding sequence GTGTTCTTTTCAGGTCCACCCTTTCAAATCCTAAAGGCATGGCGAGATCGTAGGATTCAGATCGCCCTCTCCGAGGAAATCCTTCAAGAATATCAACGAGTCGGGGAGACCTTGGCTGCGAGGCACCCAGGAGTACATCTGGGTTCTATTCTAGATCTGCTCTCTGTAGAGGCCGACTTGTTTTCTTCCCCGGATTTACCAAATCCCGCTTGCGAAGACAGGACGGATGACAAGTTTTTTGCTTGTGCCTTGGCGGCTAGAGCAAGAATTGTGGTCAGTGGGGATAAGCACCTCTTGAAGGTGAACCACTATCGAGGTATTGAGGTGATAAGACCCCAGGAATTCGTGCATCGCTACCTAAAGGCGCAAAGCTAA
- a CDS encoding type II toxin-antitoxin system HigB family toxin → MRIISRKALRQFWEQYPDSKLALTRWFKIVRHTTFRGFGELRTTFPSVDKVGKWIVFNIGGNKYRLIAVIHFSRGKLYIRHVLTHQEYDKGSWKQ, encoded by the coding sequence ATGCGCATCATTTCGAGAAAGGCTTTGCGCCAGTTTTGGGAGCAATACCCGGATAGTAAATTGGCGCTGACGCGCTGGTTCAAAATCGTGCGGCACACCACCTTTCGCGGTTTTGGTGAATTGCGGACGACTTTTCCCTCAGTTGACAAAGTCGGCAAATGGATTGTGTTCAACATCGGTGGCAACAAATATCGGCTGATCGCAGTCATTCACTTTAGTCGGGGTAAACTATACATTCGCCATGTTCTCACGCATCAAGAATATGACAAAGGGAGTTGGAAGCAATGA
- a CDS encoding helix-turn-helix domain-containing protein: MSTLTKDLQSHWANIRPILTIRNEREYDSAIKRLKELLDEIGDNERHPLYGLLDTLGTLIHVYEEKHHPMPGCAGADMLQFFMEEHGLNQSDLADIGSQGVVSEILNGKRELNVRQVRLLARRFQVSPAVFI; the protein is encoded by the coding sequence ATGAGCACTCTCACGAAAGACCTCCAAAGTCATTGGGCCAATATTCGCCCCATCCTAACGATTCGCAATGAGCGCGAATATGACTCGGCGATTAAGCGGCTAAAGGAGTTGTTGGATGAAATCGGTGATAACGAGCGCCATCCCCTGTATGGCCTGTTAGATACGCTAGGCACGTTGATTCACGTTTACGAGGAAAAACATCATCCCATGCCTGGATGCGCTGGAGCTGACATGCTTCAATTTTTTATGGAAGAGCATGGTTTGAATCAATCGGACTTGGCAGACATCGGCTCTCAGGGCGTCGTGTCCGAAATCCTGAATGGCAAGCGGGAATTGAATGTTCGCCAGGTTCGTCTTTTGGCAAGGCGGTTTCAGGTGTCACCCGCCGTGTTCATCTGA